One Hippocampus zosterae strain Florida chromosome 4, ASM2543408v3, whole genome shotgun sequence genomic window carries:
- the calml4a gene encoding calmodulin-like protein 4a yields MAKFFTPAQINEFKECFSLYDKKQKGRIDIKDLITVMRCLGTSPTLGEIERHLQVHKMEKSGSLDFSTFLTMMHRQIQQEDPKTEILEALRMTDKQKKGYIQASELRAKLTMLGEKLTVKEVDELFKEANIKPNGVVNYEEFAEMVTLPPVDY; encoded by the exons ATG GCAAAATTCTTTACACCAGCTCAAATCAACG AGTTCAAGGAGTGCTTTTCATTATATGACAAGAAACAAAAGGGAAGGATTGACATCAAGGACCTGATCACAGTTATGCGCTGCCTTGGCACCAGCCCCACACTTGGTGAAATTGAAAGACATCTTCAAGTTCACAAAATGG aaaaGTCAGGGAGCTTGGACTTCTCTACATTCCTGACCATGATGCACCGGCAAATACAACAGGAAGACCCTAAGACAGAAATTCTTGAAGCCCTGAGGATGACcgacaaacaaaagaaaggaTACATTCAAGCCTCGGAGCTGAGGGCCAAGCTCACCATGTTAGGAGAGAAACTTACTGTCAAAGAAG TGGATGAGCTGTTCAAAGAAGCAAACATCAAGCCAAATGGAGTTGTTAACTATGAAGAGTTTGCAGAAATGGTTACTCTGCCACCTGTGGATTATTGA